The Triticum aestivum cultivar Chinese Spring chromosome 4B, IWGSC CS RefSeq v2.1, whole genome shotgun sequence sequence ATGGTGGACGGCCAGCCCTACCACACATCTGTGAATGACCGAAAAAAAGAGGCTCTGTCAGAAGCAAGGGCATTATCACATACACTGTTTCTTATTTGAAATACAAAATGTAAAATAACTTGACCGTTGAGTCAAATACATGTTAATTTTAACTAAATATAATAACGCATTACAGGATAACTAAATCAACTTGCGTGCATGAAAAAGAATTTAGCGTATCCAATCATTTGcagcaacaagcaagaaccaacTTAGTTATTCAAAGGAAAGTTTACATATAATAGTATATGGATATTACTGAGGCCTGAGCTAAATTTATTAACCTGTCTCTTAAATTTATATTCATTTGTAATCAGGTAAGCAAGTAAAAACACCTTAAGCAACAGGCATATCATTAAGGctagaagaaaaaaaatacataGCAAATAAATGTCTGGCGGTGCATATCCTTTGTTTATTACAATGCTATTTTGCAGAAGCAACTGGGACTTGATAGCACACCTGAAGCACCATGGATCTCTCATATTCTACATACGAGCCCTTCTCTTTGTTGCTACAAAATGTATGGAAATCAGAAAATATCATAAAAGAACAGAGGGTAGGTAGAATGCTGTCATATTAGAAAAAGGGTTCTCACAAAAATTGTGTCGACTTTATCACTACTGTATGTGCAGGTAAGTTGATGCCATGTGCCAAAGTATTTGTCGTGCATAGAATTTGAAGATCACCCTTCAGGAAAAGACCCTCAACAAGACTCCTATCCTTTAAGCAAAGACCACCATTATGGAAACCAACTGAAATTTGGAAATACGACAACGTCAGTGTAAATTTAGGAAACAACTAACGTGAGTGTCCAGATAAAAAAATTAGGAAGGTCATGGGTGCCCAGAGAACAAGATTCAACATGACCTCCATGTACGATACAAGACTGCAGCTGCTTGTCACTACAGGTTAAGGAAGCCTCTCGTAGATGTTCATACTGCTGCATAGATTTCATGAATGGATTTGAATAGCCAAGAGACCCCGCAGTTTGTGAGAGGCACTGTGCTGCTTCTTGTGCACCTTTTCTTGTAGAACAGAAAACAAGTGCAGACTTCCCTCTTGAGTGTTGCATCAGTATATCTGTATTCAATATTCGCTTTCTATTTTGATCACTTCAATTTCAATAATGTAACTTATGGGCAGTGTAATTGACAGATGGGGAGATATGACTTACCGAATATGAAACTTTGTAGCCTCTGAAAgttgaaaaaacaaagaaaattaagTTAAATTTATTGATTCAGTACAgtgtccaacattatccagaagAAAAATGTTGTGCACAAAGTATGATAGAATATATCTGAACACTCCTACTTAACCNNNNNNNNNNCCCGCGCTATAATTTCGAAAAGCAAGCATTATTGGATAGGAATTATGCATACCCTCTCGAACAGGAAGTCATTTTTCGCTGGAGCATAACCTAAATAGCACAGTGAAACAATTATTAATTAGGGCAAACATAAAAATGGCTGACAATACTAAATATCATCAGTGATTTTTATTTCTAATCAAGTTGGTATGGAAAATTCACATGTTCCTGAATTTTTTGCAGCACAAAGTACAgatttatttgaaatcattttaTGACTGGTAAAATTTGCGCCCCTTCAGTGCAGGATGGACTCAGTCATGAAAGAGTAATGTTTTTCTTGCTTTAACACAATTAAATCAGAACTTGAAGCACATGGTATACAAAGGTTTCAAAATAATTGATAAGAACTggaagggttatcaattcttgaagGCAAGACAATAAAGAATATATCAAGCATTACTTTCACTATGTTGTACCAGTACAACAGTTGGCCTAGAGCATAAGAAAGTTCTAGTAGCTTCATTATAAACAATCTTATGGGTTGCCAAAGTACAGTGTCAATCTTTCTTATGCACTCATATGCTCATCCATATTCTAAAATAACGAGAAGCCTGAATCATACCAAGAATTTTGGTTGTCAACTTCACTGGCCGCATCTCTTCTCCAAATCTGCAAAAGGAAAATTCAGTAGCAGTATTTCATATTATCTATGAGGAACTTGCTTTAGTTACCTTTTGATTCCTTCAGGAGGTGCTAGGAGCCATTCCGCTGTAATTTCACAAAGTTAATACATAAGTTTCTTCCCCACAGGATAATGTGGTTAATTGTACATGGTCGACATAATTCACGTTTCTACTAACCTATATCCtcagcattagagatagttgcagaAACTGCTATGAATCGAACATTTTCCAATGGAGCAGATTTCATGTTGCCAAGTCGAGAAAGCATTTTTATTCTACTGACCACTGCTTCCAGGGCAGCTCCACGTGGATCATTGAGAAGATGAACTTCATCAATAAGGACCAGAGCAATATCACTGAAGAAACCCAATCCTCCATCCCTTACTCCATGACGGCTCATAGAATCGAACTTCTGCATGCAAATGTTGgataaaaaaaaaggaaaatagttTGCAGAAGCAGAGGTTTATTTAGATCATAATAAGAAGCAAAACAAGTAGTGACATATACCTCAGGAGTGGTCAGGATCAAATCGGAATCATGTATGGCCTTCTTGTTAAAGAATTCACTATCACCAGTCATCTCCAAGCAATTTATCCCCAACGAGCCCAGCTTCACTTTCCAGTCACGCATCTTCTCCTGCACCAACGCCTTCATGGGAGCGATATAGATCTAACCGCGCAACCCCAGTGAAGCACGGAGTGGAAATTACGATTAGTGTCCTAGCTAGACTCCCGATCTTAGCCCCAACATTGTTTGAGAAAAGCTAGTCAGCACGTACTGTTTTAAGAGTTCCTTTTAGCAGACTGAACCTCCAGTCCGTTGTGAGGAACCTCGAGAGGAGCCTCAGAATGCAAAGCTCAAACAGTACGGTCTTACCACTCCCAGTAGGCGCAGAGACAACCATGTTTACATCCGAGAGGAAGCACACAGGGAAGCACTCGCTCTGCAAGGAGTTGAAGTACCTGCAGAGAAGACACAACAGAAGGAACTATGAATACCATCCCAACTCCATCATGCCACAGCGCAGTCCAAATTCCTCCCCGCAGTGATGCCCAATTTTCCGCCATGACGAAGCTATTAGCCTACCAGTTTAGCCTCGTCCCCACGAGGCTACTCAAAATCTCAAGCCACTGAATACTATCCATGCGCGATCGTGCAGCCAAACGGAATGTTGCAGAAGGACAATGCATATAgaaaccaaaaaaaaaaaaaaNNNNNNNNNNNNNNNNNNNNNNNNNNNNNNNNNNNNNNNNNNNNNNNNNNNATGTTCTTTCTTCTCcttttcaatttcttttcttatTTTCTATTTCTGTTT is a genomic window containing:
- the LOC123090108 gene encoding ATP-dependent DNA helicase MER3 homolog, with product MDSIQWLEILSSLVGTRLNWYFNSLQSECFPVCFLSDVNMVVSAPTGSGKTVLFELCILRLLSRFLTTDWRFSLLKGTLKTIYIAPMKALVQEKMRDWKVKLGSLGINCLEMTGDSEFFNKKAIHDSDLILTTPEKFDSMSRHGVRDGGLGFFSDIALVLIDEVHLLNDPRGAALEAVVSRIKMLSRLGNMKSAPLENVRFIAVSATISNAEDIAEWLLAPPEGIKRFGEEMRPVKLTTKILGYAPAKNDFLFERRLQSFIFDILMQHSRGKSALVFCSTRKGAQEAAQCLSQTAGSLGYSNPFMKSMQQYEHLREASLTCSDKQLQSCIVHGVGFHNGGLCLKDRSLVEGLFLKGDLQILCTTNTLAHGINLPAHTVVIKSTQFFNKEKGSYVEYERSMVLQMCGRAGRPPFDDTGTVVIMTRRETVVIMPRRTKQK